The proteins below come from a single Nostoc sp. KVJ3 genomic window:
- a CDS encoding glycoside hydrolase family protein, which translates to MYLLQWYIGDLRSPSDPIFADKQPPLVMKQGDPYIRALMRTISASEASGNRPYSLLYGGQQVNDLSRHPEICVTIVTGPNTGNCSTAAGRYQIINITWYRLAPRYHPKPMQMMFWTAYSFEAEYQDIVVYRWLTDSKVWGTDLSQLLRQGKLNDVLRRLSPTWTSLGYGIETNSISSSLTKIYQKMLQEELTAANQRTAPNLKPSPTPPSKPVKKQ; encoded by the coding sequence GTGTATTTGTTGCAATGGTATATTGGAGACTTGCGATCGCCTTCCGATCCCATCTTTGCAGATAAACAGCCGCCTTTGGTGATGAAACAGGGCGACCCCTATATCCGTGCTTTAATGCGAACCATCTCCGCAAGTGAAGCCAGTGGGAACCGACCCTATTCGCTATTGTATGGTGGACAGCAAGTCAACGATCTGAGCCGACATCCTGAGATATGCGTCACAATTGTCACAGGCCCCAACACAGGTAATTGTTCTACGGCTGCTGGTAGATATCAAATTATCAACATTACTTGGTATCGTTTAGCCCCGCGTTATCACCCAAAACCAATGCAGATGATGTTTTGGACTGCTTATAGTTTTGAAGCAGAATATCAAGATATAGTAGTTTACCGTTGGTTAACTGATTCTAAAGTTTGGGGAACCGATCTTTCCCAACTGTTGCGTCAGGGAAAGTTAAATGATGTTTTGCGGCGACTCTCTCCCACCTGGACAAGTCTAGGATATGGTATAGAAACTAATTCTATTAGTAGCTCTTTAACTAAGATTTATCAGAAAATGTTGCAAGAAGAATTAACCGCAGCGAATCAACGAACAGCCCCGAATCTGAAACCATCCCCAACTCCTCCCAGCAAGCCAGTAAAAAAACAGTGA
- a CDS encoding PP2C family protein-serine/threonine phosphatase, which yields MPVSQLPSQPTENNSSAATDVTPVVALKELVARLHREQNKIQDLLSSLGFALRSFNNLNQFLELIPLMATRVTDADGSALFLYKPNGQVRLEQLHWQDSGQRKNIRKALEIASSQITLLPNTAPLANATGILDDQMHRYLGPDVQIFGTAILVKHTERGWLYVLSRDPEYSWTETRQKLVRLVADQTAVAIENDELAVELRKKERLDQELEIGAEIQRRLLPRQCPTIPGAVLAARCKPANRVGGDYYDFIATNQNKIRSKTKGDTETSRWGLVIGDVMGKGVPAGLIMTMMRGMLRGEVLHGNSPAKILQNLNRVMYADLENSHRFVTLFYSEYNPHSRILSYSNAAHNPPLWWHAATKTVSRLDTLGMLIGLDANSQYEDAHAQLEPGDTIIYYTDGLTDAAAAGGDRFDEDNFVADFNTACKYCNGPEEIVDYLFDQVQQFIGADKQNTDDMTLVVLQIL from the coding sequence GTGCCTGTGTCTCAACTGCCCTCTCAACCCACTGAAAACAATAGTAGTGCCGCGACGGATGTCACACCAGTCGTAGCACTCAAAGAACTCGTGGCAAGGTTGCACCGCGAACAGAACAAAATTCAAGATTTGCTCAGTTCTTTAGGATTTGCCCTGAGAAGTTTCAATAATTTGAATCAGTTTTTGGAACTGATTCCCTTAATGGCAACAAGAGTGACAGATGCAGACGGTAGCGCCTTGTTTCTCTACAAACCTAATGGTCAAGTCAGGTTAGAACAGTTACATTGGCAAGATAGTGGTCAGCGTAAGAATATCCGCAAAGCCCTAGAGATAGCTAGCAGTCAAATCACGCTTTTGCCCAATACTGCCCCTCTAGCTAATGCAACAGGGATTTTGGACGATCAGATGCATCGCTATTTAGGGCCAGATGTGCAAATTTTTGGGACGGCGATTCTAGTAAAGCATACAGAAAGGGGATGGCTCTACGTATTGAGCCGCGATCCAGAATATAGTTGGACAGAAACTAGGCAAAAGTTGGTTAGATTAGTTGCAGATCAAACAGCAGTAGCGATCGAAAACGATGAACTAGCTGTAGAACTGAGGAAAAAAGAACGTCTAGACCAAGAACTAGAAATTGGCGCAGAAATTCAACGGCGACTTCTGCCACGTCAATGCCCTACAATCCCTGGTGCAGTTTTAGCGGCACGTTGTAAACCTGCAAATCGTGTTGGTGGAGACTACTACGACTTTATTGCTACTAATCAGAATAAGATTCGGTCTAAGACTAAAGGCGACACGGAAACTAGTCGTTGGGGTTTGGTTATTGGCGATGTCATGGGCAAAGGTGTCCCTGCTGGGCTGATTATGACGATGATGCGGGGAATGCTACGGGGAGAAGTGCTACATGGTAATTCCCCAGCAAAAATTCTGCAAAACTTAAATAGAGTTATGTATGCGGATTTGGAAAATTCCCACCGCTTTGTAACACTATTTTATTCAGAATATAATCCTCACAGCCGAATTTTGTCTTATAGCAATGCAGCACATAATCCTCCCTTGTGGTGGCACGCAGCCACGAAAACTGTCAGCCGTTTAGATACTCTAGGAATGTTAATCGGTTTGGACGCTAATAGCCAATATGAAGATGCTCATGCACAGTTAGAGCCTGGGGATACAATTATTTACTATACAGATGGCTTGACCGATGCGGCGGCGGCTGGTGGCGATCGCTTCGACGAAGATAATTTTGTCGCTGACTTCAATACGGCTTGTAAGTACTGCAATGGGCCAGAGGAAATTGTGGATTACCTATTTGACCAAGTTCAGCAGTTCATCGGTGCTGATAAGCAAAACACTGATGATATGACACTGGTTGTTCTACAAATTTTATAG
- a CDS encoding DUF4335 domain-containing protein, with protein MPLSNSVIRRYTPPTCTLEVFAQSSPLSRWMGKTVLKHLSFELRFDDPRLPEEHRVPIRGDREQLEVLCDAVTNYVQQFLQQSPESFRVSFPSTEESNIALVEPELKSSTKTLNSFSTQIPGGNIRLEPGSYLTHNLFLGSLANHSSGPVIQLTLLQLFDLASALDEYSTDVMALPNFNSTSSTLRFPAWAPVAAVLVLGVGFLPVTWQYANSIREKEQHAVKTSDPAAVKTALEPSTSLNFPTPEPGLTTPSDNLLGSTPPLPTSTLPPAPLTAPALIPVSLHRHLCSQIMH; from the coding sequence ATGCCTCTATCAAATTCTGTAATTCGTCGCTACACACCGCCTACCTGCACGCTAGAAGTATTCGCGCAAAGCTCGCCTCTGTCTCGTTGGATGGGGAAAACTGTCCTCAAGCACCTCAGCTTTGAGCTACGTTTTGACGATCCCCGACTACCAGAAGAACACAGAGTCCCAATTCGGGGCGATCGCGAGCAACTCGAAGTCTTATGTGATGCAGTTACAAACTACGTACAGCAATTCCTCCAACAGTCTCCAGAAAGCTTTCGGGTCAGCTTCCCCAGTACGGAAGAGTCAAATATAGCACTGGTTGAACCGGAATTAAAGTCTTCCACAAAAACATTAAATTCTTTTAGTACCCAGATTCCTGGGGGAAATATCCGCTTAGAACCAGGCAGCTATTTAACTCACAATCTATTTCTCGGTTCTCTCGCCAACCACTCATCTGGCCCTGTAATTCAACTCACTCTGCTGCAATTATTTGATTTGGCAAGTGCTTTAGATGAATACTCAACTGATGTCATGGCACTCCCAAACTTCAACAGCACGAGTTCGACTCTACGGTTCCCGGCTTGGGCTCCTGTTGCCGCAGTATTAGTATTAGGTGTAGGTTTCTTACCAGTTACTTGGCAATATGCTAACAGCATCAGAGAAAAAGAACAGCACGCAGTCAAAACCTCAGATCCAGCAGCAGTAAAGACTGCTTTAGAACCTTCAACTTCACTAAACTTCCCTACACCGGAACCTGGACTAACCACTCCATCGGATAATTTGCTAGGTTCCACTCCTCCACTTCCTACATCCACTTTACCCCCAGCCCCTCTAACAGCCCCCGCCCTAATTCCAGTTTCTCTGCACCGCCACCTCTGTTCCCAAATAATGCACTGA
- a CDS encoding ankyrin repeat domain-containing protein, with protein sequence MTENNDTLLLKAAKSGDIKGLCALLATGARVDAGDRLGTTALMFAANLGYTEIVRSLLDAGANINLPRKLYGLTALMLAASAKQLDIVQLLLSKGADVNATNEDGSTALMAAVVKGHIDVARVLLAAGAKVSIADKDDDTALKLAIKQGNIEVLEAILQTGVDVNIPDREGETLLTLAVDLGHLEVVEALLAAGADVNMKNADGGTALSAAAASGHSAIAAALLDRGAEINLQDQDGETALHLAVVEGYVDVVQVLLNRGADVQIRNRLGDTSLLVAALQGHNKIVEALLRSGGDINGKNLGEVPLTLAASQGHTQTVKVLLDYGADANNPGDDGKTALIKATEGKHTEIVHLLLAKGADVNFQDSARATSLMWAASAGYGEIVQLLLQAGADVNLKNRGGYTALMIAEFNGYKNIVRSLQKAGAQE encoded by the coding sequence ATGACTGAAAACAACGATACTTTGCTGCTAAAAGCTGCTAAAAGTGGTGATATCAAGGGGCTGTGTGCGTTACTAGCTACTGGTGCGAGGGTGGACGCGGGCGATCGCCTTGGCACGACGGCGTTAATGTTTGCTGCCAATTTAGGCTACACCGAAATTGTGCGATCGCTGCTGGATGCTGGGGCAAATATCAACTTACCCAGAAAACTATATGGTTTGACGGCTTTGATGTTGGCCGCTAGTGCCAAACAACTTGACATTGTGCAGCTTCTATTATCCAAAGGTGCTGATGTCAATGCCACCAATGAAGATGGCAGCACAGCTTTAATGGCCGCAGTCGTCAAAGGTCATATCGATGTAGCGCGAGTCTTATTGGCTGCTGGTGCGAAGGTGAGTATCGCCGATAAAGATGATGATACTGCGTTGAAACTTGCCATTAAGCAGGGAAACATCGAAGTTTTAGAAGCGATTCTGCAAACTGGTGTTGATGTCAATATCCCAGATCGAGAAGGTGAGACACTCTTAACATTAGCGGTAGACTTGGGGCATCTGGAGGTTGTGGAAGCACTGCTAGCAGCAGGGGCTGATGTGAATATGAAAAACGCTGACGGTGGAACTGCATTATCGGCAGCAGCAGCAAGTGGACATAGTGCGATCGCAGCAGCTTTACTGGATCGAGGTGCTGAAATTAATCTTCAAGACCAAGATGGTGAAACTGCCCTACATCTTGCCGTTGTAGAGGGCTACGTTGATGTCGTACAAGTATTACTTAATAGAGGTGCAGATGTCCAAATTAGGAATCGCCTGGGTGATACATCACTCCTAGTAGCAGCGTTGCAGGGACATAACAAAATTGTCGAGGCACTATTGCGTTCTGGGGGAGATATTAATGGCAAAAACCTTGGTGAAGTACCTTTGACATTGGCTGCATCACAAGGACACACTCAAACAGTGAAAGTGTTGCTAGACTATGGTGCTGATGCCAACAATCCGGGGGATGATGGCAAAACTGCTTTGATTAAAGCAACCGAAGGCAAGCACACAGAGATCGTCCATTTACTCTTGGCAAAAGGGGCAGATGTGAATTTTCAAGACTCAGCCAGGGCAACATCATTGATGTGGGCTGCCTCAGCAGGTTATGGCGAAATTGTACAGTTATTACTCCAAGCCGGGGCAGATGTGAATTTGAAAAACCGGGGTGGTTATACTGCTTTGATGATTGCAGAATTTAATGGTTATAAAAATATAGTGCGAAGTCTGCAAAAAGCTGGGGCGCAAGAATAG
- a CDS encoding metal-sensitive transcriptional regulator, with amino-acid sequence MNGSNPLGKESLPTSHQTEDFHKHDTDTNRTHETGNSTHAHIHSEESLRRIVNRLSRIEGHVRGIKAMVQQSSPCPDVLLQIAAVRGALDRVARIVLDEHLTECIGRAAQEGNIDVEIKQLKAALDRFLP; translated from the coding sequence ATGAATGGATCAAACCCGTTAGGCAAGGAATCCTTGCCAACATCCCACCAAACAGAAGATTTCCACAAGCATGATACAGATACAAATCGTACTCATGAAACTGGAAATTCGACTCATGCTCACATCCATAGCGAAGAGTCTTTACGACGAATTGTCAACCGATTATCGCGTATAGAAGGACATGTTCGTGGGATCAAGGCAATGGTGCAGCAAAGTAGCCCTTGTCCTGATGTTCTCCTGCAAATTGCCGCAGTGCGGGGCGCATTGGATAGGGTAGCACGAATTGTTTTGGATGAACATTTAACCGAATGTATTGGTCGAGCCGCACAAGAAGGTAATATTGACGTGGAAATTAAACAGTTAAAAGCGGCTTTAGATCGATTTTTACCTTAA
- a CDS encoding DUF29 domain-containing protein — protein sequence MTTEILKSVEPTLYEEDYYLWVETTLKQLENKDIQNLDWQHLIEEIEALGIEQRRKVESYLKQLLIHLLLYRYWETEKENCQRGWQIEITNFRDELEFSFRSKTLYNYSLNCLDAVYIKARRQAIQKAGLTPEIFPEQCPFTSEDIFNSEYFPE from the coding sequence ATGACAACAGAAATATTAAAATCTGTTGAACCTACCCTTTACGAAGAAGATTATTATTTATGGGTAGAAACGACACTTAAACAATTAGAAAATAAAGATATTCAAAATCTGGATTGGCAACATCTAATAGAAGAAATTGAAGCTTTGGGAATTGAACAAAGACGAAAAGTAGAAAGTTACTTAAAACAATTATTAATTCATCTTTTACTTTATCGTTATTGGGAAACTGAAAAAGAAAATTGTCAACGAGGCTGGCAAATAGAAATAACTAATTTCCGTGATGAGCTAGAATTTTCTTTTCGTTCCAAAACACTTTATAATTATTCTCTTAACTGTTTAGATGCCGTTTATATTAAAGCCAGAAGGCAAGCAATTCAAAAAGCGGGTTTAACGCCTGAGATTTTTCCAGAACAATGCCCTTTTACTTCTGAAGACATTTTCAATAGTGAGTATTTCCCCGAATAA
- a CDS encoding DUF4079 domain-containing protein — protein sequence MSLELSASVKYWLNFFHPVLMWALLALSIYAAYLGLQVQRTRNAQGEEKKELIKGRYNLRHYQIGSILLGLTVAGAIGGMAVTYMNNQKLFVGPHLLAGLGMAGLIAFSAALSPYMQKGANWARATHILLNFTLLGLFAWQAVTGVQIVQRLLTKA from the coding sequence ATGAGTCTGGAACTTTCTGCGTCGGTGAAATATTGGCTAAACTTCTTCCATCCGGTGCTAATGTGGGCACTATTAGCACTCTCAATTTATGCTGCCTACTTGGGGCTGCAAGTACAGCGTACCAGAAATGCTCAGGGGGAAGAAAAGAAAGAACTGATTAAAGGTAGATATAACCTCAGACATTACCAAATCGGGTCTATACTCTTAGGTTTGACCGTAGCAGGTGCGATTGGTGGTATGGCTGTCACCTATATGAATAATCAAAAGTTATTTGTAGGGCCTCACTTGCTGGCAGGACTGGGCATGGCAGGTCTGATTGCATTTTCTGCTGCTTTGTCGCCTTATATGCAGAAAGGGGCAAATTGGGCGCGTGCAACTCATATTTTGCTAAATTTCACGCTTTTGGGACTTTTTGCTTGGCAAGCTGTTACTGGAGTGCAAATTGTCCAAAGACTTCTTACTAAAGCGTAG
- a CDS encoding DUF1997 domain-containing protein, whose amino-acid sequence MLSRQGEYKSWEITEAVLPVASSEEEAKDTLTEVNVATITKFYGRYQDFMEMPASAEKVAEYLNAHASWFSRCAEPMKVQLLGENGYALVIGRFGAFGYEVEPKIGLELLPPDEGIYRIRTIPIPDYQPPGYDVDYRASLQLIENNACSSGEVTRVEWELDLVVDLHFPRFIQRLPKSIIQSTGDRLLNQIVRQVSRRLTRKVQQDFQKSLEKSLPVNSKQKR is encoded by the coding sequence ATGCTTTCAAGACAAGGCGAATATAAATCCTGGGAAATAACAGAAGCAGTTTTACCTGTAGCGTCCAGCGAAGAAGAAGCTAAGGACACATTAACAGAAGTAAATGTAGCGACGATTACAAAATTTTACGGTCGTTATCAAGATTTTATGGAAATGCCTGCCTCAGCAGAGAAGGTTGCCGAGTATCTTAATGCTCACGCTTCATGGTTTTCTCGTTGCGCTGAACCCATGAAAGTGCAATTACTTGGGGAAAATGGCTATGCTTTAGTAATTGGTCGTTTTGGTGCTTTCGGTTATGAAGTAGAACCGAAAATTGGTTTGGAATTGTTGCCTCCAGACGAGGGTATTTACCGCATCCGTACAATACCCATTCCTGATTACCAACCGCCTGGTTATGACGTAGACTATCGGGCATCTCTACAGCTAATAGAAAACAATGCTTGCAGTAGCGGCGAGGTTACAAGAGTTGAATGGGAATTAGATTTAGTCGTTGATTTGCACTTTCCCCGGTTTATTCAGCGATTACCCAAGTCTATAATTCAATCTACAGGCGATCGCTTACTTAACCAAATCGTCCGCCAAGTCTCCCGCCGCTTAACTCGCAAAGTTCAGCAAGATTTTCAGAAATCTTTGGAAAAATCCCTTCCTGTTAATTCTAAACAAAAGCGGTGA
- a CDS encoding CPBP family intramembrane glutamic endopeptidase, protein MEIKKKEKAINQILLGLALKFFPLIILGLFKGYLNTFFPNLSILIAILIVGFFLVGYRFFIKGCYLYSKSKGYSYQWGWLGLLSLLGLSILLLIPSKENIASLQDEILADEPWDKINIPELFLSWLIALPVLFWSILGLFYSFNNLNFFDPTQKSTIINLLNILVSTCWGFFLLKKSQQAGLKFNKIIGYRNYINFKLLAIFFAIKFAFTRGCNTLLLYNLSFVFPKYVESYLNDKPFTNISEMIVWSFSVMLLAPMIEEFFFRGIILQKWAVKWGVRSGILTSSLLFAILHFRFDIISLFIMGIILSTLYFKTRCLITSMLFHFFHNTISTILNVIDYFNTSAIERSAFVSVKDYQTSIQPLLGQRVFLLAISIPFLIYFIYKNFPKNDAIIPYYANGAKTDETN, encoded by the coding sequence ATGGAAATTAAAAAGAAAGAAAAAGCTATCAATCAAATTTTACTGGGACTTGCTTTAAAATTTTTTCCATTAATTATTCTGGGATTATTTAAGGGATATTTAAATACTTTCTTTCCTAATTTGAGTATATTGATAGCTATTTTAATCGTAGGATTTTTCTTAGTAGGGTATAGATTTTTTATTAAAGGATGTTATCTCTACAGTAAAAGTAAAGGGTATTCGTATCAATGGGGATGGCTAGGGTTATTAAGTTTGCTCGGTTTATCAATCTTATTACTTATTCCTTCCAAGGAAAATATAGCCTCTTTACAAGATGAAATATTGGCAGATGAACCCTGGGATAAAATTAATATTCCAGAGTTATTCCTATCTTGGCTCATTGCCCTACCTGTTTTATTTTGGTCTATATTAGGACTATTTTATTCATTCAATAATTTAAACTTTTTTGATCCAACACAAAAGTCTACTATTATTAATTTATTAAATATACTTGTTTCGACTTGTTGGGGATTTTTTTTATTAAAAAAATCCCAACAAGCAGGACTAAAATTTAATAAAATTATCGGTTATAGAAACTATATTAATTTCAAATTACTGGCAATTTTTTTTGCTATAAAATTTGCTTTTACACGGGGCTGCAACACCTTATTATTATATAATTTGTCATTTGTTTTTCCCAAATATGTAGAAAGCTATCTTAATGACAAACCTTTTACTAATATTTCCGAAATGATCGTGTGGAGTTTTTCAGTTATGCTCTTAGCTCCCATGATAGAAGAGTTCTTTTTCCGAGGAATAATTTTGCAAAAATGGGCAGTTAAATGGGGAGTAAGATCAGGAATTTTAACTTCGTCTTTACTATTCGCAATTTTACATTTTCGATTTGATATTATTTCTTTATTTATCATGGGTATTATATTATCAACTTTATATTTTAAAACCCGATGTTTAATAACATCAATGCTTTTTCATTTTTTCCATAACACTATTTCTACAATTTTAAATGTCATAGATTATTTCAACACATCAGCAATCGAAAGAAGTGCATTTGTTTCGGTAAAAGATTATCAAACTTCAATACAACCTCTGTTAGGTCAACGAGTTTTTTTGCTCGCTATCTCTATTCCCTTTCTTATATACTTTATTTATAAAAATTTCCCTAAAAATGATGCAATTATTCCTTATTATGCTAACGGTGCTAAAACTGACGAGACAAATTAA
- the menH gene encoding 2-succinyl-6-hydroxy-2,4-cyclohexadiene-1-carboxylate synthase, whose translation MTLKQYKINYCLNINGNKPIIIFLHGFMGNIHEFDEAIKLLAEDFSYLTLDLPGHGKTEVLGGDEYYRMEPTAQAIINLLDELKIDKCYLIGYSMGGRLALYLTLHFPEHFIKVVLESASPGLATEAERLERVRRDTQIAKKLSRSIIKTDFAAFLANWYNQPIFGYIKNHPEYNRMIESRLQNNPQQLDKSLRFMGNGCQPSLWDKLQGNKISILLLAGEYDEKFISINKQIAELCEFAQLKIISNAGHNIHFENTLAFVENIKDFLYSAS comes from the coding sequence ATGACTTTAAAACAATATAAAATTAACTATTGTTTAAATATAAATGGTAACAAGCCTATAATTATTTTTTTACACGGCTTCATGGGAAATATTCATGAATTTGATGAAGCCATAAAATTACTAGCTGAAGATTTTTCTTATCTCACTCTTGACTTGCCAGGACATGGTAAAACTGAAGTTTTAGGAGGTGATGAATATTATAGAATGGAACCTACTGCTCAAGCAATAATCAATTTATTAGATGAATTAAAAATAGATAAATGCTACTTAATTGGTTATTCAATGGGCGGAAGATTAGCTTTATACCTAACTCTACATTTCCCAGAACATTTTATTAAAGTTGTATTAGAATCAGCTTCCCCAGGTTTAGCAACAGAAGCAGAACGATTAGAACGAGTTAGACGTGATACTCAAATAGCTAAAAAATTAAGCAGAAGTATTATTAAAACAGATTTTGCTGCTTTTCTGGCAAATTGGTATAATCAACCAATTTTTGGTTATATAAAAAATCATCCAGAATATAACCGAATGATAGAAAGTAGGTTGCAGAATAATCCACAACAATTAGATAAATCATTGCGTTTCATGGGGAATGGATGTCAACCTTCTTTGTGGGATAAGCTACAAGGTAATAAAATATCTATCCTATTACTTGCGGGTGAATATGATGAAAAATTTATATCTATTAATAAACAAATAGCTGAATTATGTGAATTTGCACAGTTAAAAATAATTAGTAATGCTGGACATAATATTCACTTTGAAAATACTTTAGCCTTTGTAGAAAATATAAAAGATTTTTTATATTCAGCAAGTTAA
- a CDS encoding NAD(P)H-binding protein → MKAFVAGATGETGRRIVQELIARNIPVRALVRDIDKARGILSPEAELVVGDVLQPESLNAALGDSTILLVATGAKPSFDPTGPYKVDFEGTKNLVDAAKAKGIEHLVFVSSLCTSQLFHPLNLFWLILVWKKQAEEYIQKSGLTYTIVRPGGLKNEDNLDAIVMQSADTVFDGSIPRQKVAQVAVEALFEADARNKIVEIVAKPEAASKSFKELFQQC, encoded by the coding sequence ATGAAAGCATTTGTAGCAGGGGCAACAGGTGAAACAGGTCGCCGGATTGTGCAAGAGTTGATAGCGCGGAATATTCCCGTCCGCGCTTTGGTGCGGGATATAGACAAAGCTAGGGGTATTCTGTCTCCTGAAGCCGAGTTAGTTGTAGGCGATGTATTACAACCAGAAAGTTTAAATGCTGCGTTGGGAGATAGCACAATTTTATTGGTTGCGACTGGTGCAAAACCTAGTTTTGACCCCACTGGCCCCTATAAAGTAGATTTTGAAGGGACTAAAAATTTAGTAGATGCTGCTAAAGCAAAGGGAATTGAGCATCTTGTCTTTGTTTCTTCTTTGTGTACTTCGCAGTTATTCCATCCACTGAACTTGTTTTGGCTGATTTTGGTATGGAAAAAGCAAGCTGAAGAGTATATCCAAAAAAGTGGTCTTACTTATACGATTGTGCGACCTGGTGGGTTGAAGAATGAAGATAACCTTGACGCGATCGTGATGCAGAGTGCTGATACAGTGTTTGACGGTAGTATCCCTAGGCAAAAAGTTGCCCAAGTTGCTGTTGAGGCGCTGTTTGAAGCAGATGCACGCAATAAAATTGTCGAAATTGTTGCCAAGCCGGAAGCAGCCTCAAAAAGCTTTAAGGAGCTATTTCAACAGTGCTGA